The DNA window TCTAAAATGGCATTCTCACTAAACAAGTCTATATGACACAGCCTTAGAGCTATGAACTCTCAACTAGAAATCTAGAATGCAAACTAAATATTCTTTATGGCCTTTAAAAGGAACCAAGAGCATGGTTCTCAACTTTAAAATCTACTTTGCAACACTTTGGATTCAATAGCATTGTTTCTGATACTTCTCTTTTTATTAGACAAACCTCAATCTATATTACTTATAAGCTCATTTATGTAGATGATATTGTTGTCACAGGTAACAATGCTACATAAATTGAAGTTTTAATagccaaattaaatattatttttccattgaaAGACCTGAGTAAATTCAACTTCTTCCTTTGTCTTGAAGTCACTTATCAGAATGACGGCAACATCATGTTATCTCAAGAAAAATATGCTAgagttattaataaaaattggcATGATGAATGCCAATCCAGTGCCAACCCTAATGCTTTCCAACCTCAAATCATTTGTCAATGATTCTGATCCCTTTGATAATCCAAAACTATATAGGTCCATAGTAAGAACTTTACAATATTTAGCTACAAGCAAACGTGACCTGGATTATTCTGTTAATCGTGTGTATCGGTTTTTGCAGCATCCTACTATTTAGCAATGGAAAGCTCTTAAACGCATACTTCGATATCTAAGAGGCACAATATCTCATGGTATGGTGTTTACAAgtgttttaattttagaatgcTGGCCTATGCAAATGCAGACTAGGCTAGTGATATAGATGATCACAAATCTGTAACAATTTGGTGTTAGGAAAGTGTAAAAAACAAAGCAAACTGAGTAGGAGCAACACTGATACAGAATACAGGTATCTTGCCTCTACTCAATTAGAAATCATCTCCATTCAACAACTCCTTAGCAAGCTAAAAATCCCTCAACAAATTCCCCTAACCATCTACTGTGACAATTAATCAGCTTACCTCCTAGCAGCTAATCCCATTCTGCATAGCAGCTGCAAAAACTCGAGCTCGATTTACACTTCTTAAGGAAGCTTGTCAATCAAAAACAGCTTTACATAGTTTACATCCCTTCCTTGGAACAAGTTGCTAATATATTCACAAAACCCCTCTCTATTAAGctctttgataagtttagaaTCAATCTTAGAGTGAGTCTTAATCCTCATCTAAGTTTGAAGGGAGTACTAATGGTAAAATAAACAATAGAGATGAAGGGTAGTTATAGTTTGTTACTAGTTTCTGTTTTTTGTTGTGAGTTGGTTATGATCATGTTAGCTTTCTATTTCTAGAATCTTCCACTCACAAttgtataaatacatgttcCTTTCACTCTTGTATACACAATGTTAAATACACACTTCTTTTGAAATGCAAGCAATTCAGTTCTCAGTTTCCTTGCTTCTTCTATTGTTCTTGATGTAATATAAACCATTAGAGAAAGTTATCGACTTACTCCTGGATGCGAGTATTCGACAACTTGATTATATTATCAATTACGAAAACCATGTTAAGGATCTAAAAGAACTCAATGTGGAGATTGAAAGAAATGAGCTAACAGTGCAACAACTAGTTGATGTTGTAAAAAACAATGAAGAAATCATGCCAATTGCAAATAAAAGATAACCTTGTGATTCTAGATGACCTTTGGGATGAACTAGACTTGAACAAGATAGGAATtctatttaagaaaataaaagataagcaAGAGCAAATTGTTAGTGAAAATTCTACTGGTACCAACAAGGGATGTAAAATTTTGATCACTTCAAGATTTGAGGAAGTTTTGTGTACTAAAATGAATGTTAACTCAGCTTTCCTGCTGTAAAATTGTAaatgaacaaataaaagaaTCACAATATTGATAAACCATTCTTATTTGTTTCTAACAGAAATATATAgtcatatcaaaattaaattcatactTGTTTTTCTTATGCACAGAAATAAATTTTCCTTTACCAAATTAGAATTCACATACTTATACCCTttcaaaaaagttaaaaaaaaaaaaaaacttaaaataaacaGCAATTGATCTAAACAAAACAACCTACTTGCAATATATAAGTCTATTAATCGGTAATGTTTCATTGGTCATAACTTCAATTGGTGTTTGATAATCACTTTTTGGAttgaagtgaaaaaaaaaaagaagaagatttaaGGGTCTTATTGTTTATTTAATAAGTTTGGTCCTTctgtttaaatatattttaaattatttttttataagatttgaatttattttaaagttaaagtatatatattttgaaaattattatatttacaaaaagATTATATCTAATAATATGGTGTAATTAAAAACTTGTTTTTATATTAATGACAGCCAATAGagaaaaaaaccctaaaaatgttGTTATAGTGTATATGGTTTGCTTTAACGTAAAAAATACACATAATACAACGAATTTGTGAATGATGCAAAATTTATAGGAAACTATTAAGTATTtagtatgaaaatatttttaaatatattaaaaacctAAAAGCACACATAAAATTGCCTCTTGATGGTAATTAGCTAATTAGTTTTCAGCGTCGATGTATAGGAAATGTtcaaataaaatacatactTATGTTTTAAGTATTTACATATTTTACCAATTCAAACCCTCATAATGAAGCTTCAAACTAGCTTTTCTGGTACCAGCAACACTCTCAATTACAATCTATCTAAACAACCCACTTGCAATATATAAATCTATTAATCGACAATTTTTTCTCTTCCAATTTTAGATAAACTATAAAAAACGATAGTCTTAAGTAGCTATAATTGAAGTTTGATAATAAGTTTTAGGATTAAATTCTttagcgtttggtggagagacagagatGGAAAGgctaaaattgagagaaaaaatTGAGAGACAGAAACTAAGAGACattgattgaaataaatttcagtattttattTGGTGCAAAATGGAAgatagaaattgaaacaagaataaaattctaatttaatttgcacaaaagaaaaaattagaattaattaattgaaatgagggtattttagatataaaatgttattaaagtttcaatctctatctctaaaaattttagtccgctgtatccctactttttggaggtactgaaatacaaaaattttagagatagagaccgaaattttagtaccaatctatgtacctcaaaacaaacgctaccttagggacaactttggaAACGTTAAgataaaaatgatactttactctatcTATTATCATCCAactatttttaactattaactttacataattttttttaaatatttgcaACTAAAAGTAGCTATTATTACCGTTTTAatgtaaatattaattatatgtaaccgttactttttaataataattggtattaaatttaattgattaagACCATTAAAGTTTTGTACCATTACTATtggaaaattataaaattggcatacacaattatttttttctggtgacttcaatcacaaaaattaatatGACACAAGTTTATTCTATAAtaaatttgtattaatttttatataatactcTTTTAATACAtaagatttttctttaaatttaaatttttatttttttatttttttattatctcttttcATTCAATAACTTTTATTAGTATAATCtcacaattaataataaatttaatattattattaaactattcttttatagatttttttaaccatccaattaaaaattaaaataactatttatatatctaataaattaaacatccaGCAATGAAAACATCTTGAACACATCAGAAAAACGAAATCTAAGAAAGCCAAGTTGATGATCGAAAACCTCCACAACACCACAAAAAAAAGCACTCGCTTTTTTGATATCTTTAATCCGATGCACCAAATCACCGTACACGTGACATTATCTCTACTTGCTGTATATCGTGAATGAAGACGCTGAGACGGTGAAACCCGCCAGCTGCTAGGGACTGCACGACCGCCGCATTGGTGGGCTGCGCAACGAATGCAACATGCGCAAGGAGGTGTCTTCGTCGAACGTTCTCAAACAGCTAAGCGGCATCAGGTTGCTGACCATAGACGGTGGTAATCTTTGCAGCTTCAAAAGAGTGGAAGAGAttgctgaaaaaaaaaattgcaccaCATTCTtcttaaatagataaatatataacttttttataactaagttcttattttttaaaaatttaaaattaaaaattattaaaaattaattaaattaattataactaattataatttcaattttatcctatATACACATTTTACAGTAAATTCATTTTCTCCATACTTTAAATAACATTGATTATTTATGCACCGTTACCTACAGTTGATAAAGGGGGAAAGGttacatttttaataatttttattaaaatattaaaaatgatcGTGTTATGTTATCGGTGTTGATCGATCGAAAGTCTTATCAGAAAGAACAATCATtgataaagagagagagaaagaaagagtgaGTCAGATACAATGGCGAAAAAGGCGGTACTGATCGGATGCAACTATCCGGGAACCAAGGCTGAGCTCAAAGGATGCATCAACGACGTTTGGCGGATGCACAAATGCCTCGTCGACCGTTACGGTTTCTCGGAGGATGACATCACCGTCCTCATCGACACCGACGACTCCTACACTCAGCCAACCGGCAAGAACATACGCTCCGCCCTCTCCCGCCTCGTCCGTTCGTCCACTACAGCGGCCACGGCACCCGCCTCCCCGCCGAGACCGGCGAGGACGATGACACTGGCTATGACGAGTGCATTGTTCCTTGCGATATGAACCTCATCACTGGTCAACTCTTAACCTTATCTCTTTACtctcttttttagttttttgactcgtgtttttctcattttccaCTCATCGCCGGTGGATGAAGTGTGATCCAACGGCTACGAGTATCTTAATGAGTAATTGAGTATACACTAACGAGTCATGGAAGCaattctcatttttcttgataGTTAAATCACCGGTCAAGTTTATTTGATCGAATTATTCGTTCACGTAAAGTTGCTTTACTCTTTTTGCTGTTGATCGTTTAGAGATAACGAATAAATAGATCCGATCCGGATCGGGTAGCTTTAGAGGTTGAaggtgtctttttttttttatggtttccAGTATATGCTTGATTTTATATTAAAGCTGAAGATACCTAAGAAAATTCGGATGCTTTAACTTTATAGTATAACTAGTGCAACATTTTTGCTCTTTTCGGAGTCTGATGTCAAATTTTGGTTGCTGTTAATGGTGATTtgtatactttattttttttaaatgattctgattctgatgcTATTCCCAGCTGATAGTTATAGTATTTCATATGATTTATTTgatttccttttccttttgctTGTTCTATTTAAAAGCAGAAGTAGATGAGTTTGGATGAACTAAagtgatgaaacttttaaagCGATAGAGTGAAGAGAGTAATTAGTCTTGGATTATTTAATAAGATCTATGTACAATATAGGCTATTGatctaattataattactcTCCAACTCTATTACTTTACAAGATTCCTGCCTTTAGCCAAACTAGATTTTGCTGCTGTGATTTCTGTGGAAAGTAATGAACTGCTTGGTTTTGTGTTTGCCAGATGATGATTTCAGGGAATTTGTAGACGGGATCCCAAGAGGTTGTAAGCTCACAATTATCTCAGATTCTTGTCACAGTGGTGGCCTAGTTGAAGAAGCTAAGGAGCAGATAGGGCATAGCACAAAGGAGGAAGATGCTGGCTCTGGCTCCGGCTCAGGGTTTGGATTATCAAGCTTCCTACACCGGAAGGTGGAAGATGCCATCGAGTCTCGTGGGATTCATATCCCCTCATCATTGAAGCATCATGGTAGACACAGGGATGACGATGAAGCTGAAGACAGGGATCTTGAACTTCCGCGTGGTGAATATGGCTATGTAAAGAACAGGTCTCTGCCACTTTCAACTCTCATTGATATACTCAAGCAAAAAACTGGTAAAGATGATATAGATGTTGGGAAGCTGAGACCTACACTCTTTGATGTTTTTGGGGAAGACTCTAGCCCTAAAGTAAAGAAGTTCATGAATGTTATCTTCAGCAAACTCCAACAAGGTGGTGGAGGTGGAGAACAGGGTGGATTCTTGGGGATGGTGGGTAGTCTTGCCCAAGAGTTTCTCAAGCAGAAGctggatgagaatgatgagggaTACGCAAAACCTGCCATGGAGACACCTGTTGGAAACAAGCATGAGGCATACGCCGGATCAACTAAGCGTGGCTTTCCTGATGGTGGGATCCTGATGAGCGGCTGTCAGACTGACCAGACTTCGGCCGATGCAAGTCCTGCTGGACATTCTGCCAGTGCTTATGGAGCTTTTAGCAATGCAGTACAGGCTATAATTGAGGAGACTGATGGTAGAGTTACAAACCATGAGCTTGTTCTGAAGGCTAGAGAGAAGCTCAAGCGAGAGGGATTCACTCAACAACCTGGACTCTATTGCAGCGACCACCATGTTGATGTTCCCTTTGTTTGTTGACCTGTTCTCCCATCTTATTCTGGCATGGAATAATGTTGTGTGTTGTGTGCTTGGAATGCTTATGAATTACTTTCGTTGAACTATAGATGCTGTACAATATGAATATGTACTTCAACTATAATGTCAATTATCATTTTATATCCCAAAATTagtaaagagaaagaaaacatgTAACTTCTTTTTAGCTTATGAGGAAGTCTATTGTCGGGAACTTTCCAA is part of the Arachis duranensis cultivar V14167 chromosome 1, aradu.V14167.gnm2.J7QH, whole genome shotgun sequence genome and encodes:
- the LOC107470149 gene encoding LOW QUALITY PROTEIN: metacaspase-4-like (The sequence of the model RefSeq protein was modified relative to this genomic sequence to represent the inferred CDS: inserted 1 base in 1 codon); the protein is MAKKAVLIGCNYPGTKAELKGCINDVWRMHKCLVDRYGFSEDDITVLIDTDDSYTQPTGKNIRSALSRLVXFVHYSGHGTRLPAETGEDDDTGYDECIVPCDMNLITDDDFREFVDGIPRGCKLTIISDSCHSGGLVEEAKEQIGHSTKEEDAGSGSGSGFGLSSFLHRKVEDAIESRGIHIPSSLKHHGRHRDDDEAEDRDLELPRGEYGYVKNRSLPLSTLIDILKQKTGKDDIDVGKLRPTLFDVFGEDSSPKVKKFMNVIFSKLQQGGGGGEQGGFLGMVGSLAQEFLKQKLDENDEGYAKPAMETPVGNKHEAYAGSTKRGFPDGGILMSGCQTDQTSADASPAGHSASAYGAFSNAVQAIIEETDGRVTNHELVLKAREKLKREGFTQQPGLYCSDHHVDVPFVC